In Plasmodium relictum strain SGS1 genome assembly, chromosome: 7, the genomic stretch CTTTTCTCTGGTTGTAATATGAGTATAtatgattatttaaaatatctttttttttcattatataaaaattatattcattCAAATTATTGTCTCAAAAATacttgtaaaaaaaaaaatgaattttctttagatattaaaaatgaaaattactTTCAGAcacataataataattataaaaatgataccTTAAAAAGTGTAGGaaattttgataatataAGAAAAGATTCAACACAAAAATGGAATAATAcaaattatcaaaataaaaaagaagatattatgAATAAAACATCATGTTCTTATTGTAATTATCGTATAAAAAATGTGAATtgtttatcttttttatttttcggAATAACAAGTTCTTTTATAGCACAGTTAGTTAGTTATCCTTTTTTAGTATTAAGAACCAGAATGCAAACTTTGAATAATGAAATAGCAAGTAATTACCTGaataatgaaagaaaaaaaataaaatcatgtagttttattttatataacattaaaaaatatggatTTAAATCTTTATATAGAGGTAatttatagttttttttttttttttatactattctgcattttttttttttttaccttttgtatattattatttttattattattttctctttgttaataaattaaaaattttgtttatttatttgtttatttaggtatttatgtaaatttattaaaaactatACCAGCCACATCTATTACTTGGTTTTCTTACGAATTTTCTATGAGAAAGttacaaaataattaaaaaaaaaagaaaaaaaaaggaaagaaaggaagaaattaaagaagagataaacaaaaaagaaaaaaaaaaaaaaagaatatattttactatTGAATTATTATCGATGGGACTATTGATGGAATGTAGTAATgcttattataatttatatatatataggaataatttttatgtagattaaagaaattaaaaaaatttatatgcatattttCAGTTTGACTAAAAGATATTTCAATATattctaataaatttttaatgctATTcttttgaagaaaaaaataatatatgtttaatttttttgtttttgtattatttatatacgaagaatttttttttgttattttttcaaatttgtGAAGaaattcataaatttttcgtaaatcatttaatttaaaaaactttaaaaataatttgtttttctcttgatataataatatattgtaACATAAACCAAAATATAACAATTCATCATTTAATTTGTAACtttgtatattttcttttttttttaaataatataagcaacattttaaaaatgattttatatataatgtatatattttattattaaaaataaaaggtgGAAAGAAAAAGTATCCATAATTATTAGGGAAAAAATTATGATCACATACTATATGATCatctattattttaattacatGTTTATAAAGAATTTGATAATCATAATTACATGCatgagaaaaagaaaattgtaGTAATAATATAGTTGTCTTTAAGGAataattttgatttattttaaaattatccattattaaattataaatgttaTCATTGTGTATATTCATCTGatttaaaacatttaataaaatgttaatatattcattatttattaactTAGTTGTGTcgttttctttttctttttttaaatttttttggaGAATGTCTAATGCATATTTATTTAGAAATTCTCTACAtccattaaaataataatgatgataatttattccatttttatatatatacataaatatttttacattattaGGTGTAAAAATGTTATcatataatttcattttattaaaattataattatttattataacatCTTTTATACTATCTATATCTATTTGATAATTTGttctatttatataatatttaaaataagtgtaaaaacaaaataacaTCCTACAATTTTTCCAAATATTATCAACAAAATTGCACTGATCAGcaagtttttttattttttttttttcaaatatttcattatacttatttataaatctatatacaaatatattacagttataaatattaaataagttATAATaacttatatttaaatttttatcctTCAAACTACTTCCACTTTTCCCTATAACAAATTTAATATCAAAAAATTCCTTAAAATTATTGTAATTTTCGATAATGTTATTTggttcttttttctttaatctGTATATATTTAGTTTACTTTCCTTCTCATAgttcttttcatttttttcgtGATTATTAATTGTGTTTATTACATtctcttttatttcataagatttctttttattttctatttcaaCCTTACTTtcataagaaataaaatattcgcatattttatttaaaaagtttttgaaaaaaaaactgttgatataataaaaattaaaaacgaTATTAGTTAAATCTGTATCTTCGCATTTGTCTAATCCActaaaaatatgttttaaaattttattatgtaaTTGAACACTTATGTTTTCTCTACATAGGTAACTATATAATATACacaaatttttcatttgattAAAATTATGTAAGTAATGAATACTCCTCTTAATTATTTGTTTTGTAATCTTTGcatttactttatttttttctgcaTTTTTGTCTGagtataatttataattatttgtgcaatttaaaaaagttaaaactGTTGAAAGATCTTCTTCATCAAAATCACCTAAATTTTCTTCAATAGAAGAAATTAAGTAattaattacttttttttcaagaacaaattttttacataattttttacattttatatataaaagcatTAAAAGGCATAAATCCTTTTTATCACATCTTACTAACTGATTTTTTGCTATATCtctatataatattttggTAAAATTTGTTAATATTTCGTCTGAAAAATAAGTtatttaatgtatatatattatttatgtatatatattataattttatttctgtaaactattgaaaaaaaaaaaaaaaaagtcattttattatttttataattaccaTATTTATGAGAATAGTTACACAAATAAAGATACAACcctttagaaaaattaattaagtcaatataatttttgttttttatttcgtaataaaattttttcaaagTTTGTATTTTtgaacatttatatatatatggaatATAAGGAGAAAATTTAAACATATTccattacaaaaaaaaaaaaagcataaaAAGTGTaccaataaaataaagaagaataaataaaatacaaaaaaaattaaaattttttatatttaacactttttttaaatgcaaTACTTCTATTTTTAAGAAGTATGATTAATAACTAAATTTATGTGttaaatataagaaataaataaatatataaaatataatatacaaatgttttaatttttatatcctttaattttgataaaaaataatatagacaaaattatttttatataatatgcatttattattttttttcttttttcaagaaaaaattaaaattttatccTTGCAaaagctaaaaaaaaaaaaaaagatacataaatttaaaaatttataatatgttATCTCAGAAGAAAAGGCAAATGtagattaataatatatttttttaatatattaataattataacttgtatatatatatatatattattaacttcctattattttattttatcgataactataaataaaaaattccaTAATATATACAACATTAAAATCACAAAATTTTGAGCATTCtacttattatatttttttagtgttatccaaaaaagtattttgaatataattataaattaataaagatataataaaaaaacaaataactttaataaaaatatttaaaattgtttttaaaatatttttatttgttgaGGGGAtgggaaaaaaaattttataatttataaaaagtaataaaatttaaaacaagaataataaaaaaaaattttttttttcttttcttttaagaAGAAACATATTTCATATtgtatattaaattaaaaaaattagttaaaacaataaaaattagtaataaaattaaattctatATGAGGTAATGCAACTAAATGTAATGAAAACGGTGTAACTCATATGGGAAGCTTGAATTCTTAAAAATACTTTCAGAATTTTTcgataaaattttattaaaaaaagatgaaaaaaacatTAAGATATCCCTATTATATGTAACTAATAAAAATCTTATATTATGACAATTTTTTATGCTGTAAAAATATGtacatattatattattcatatattttatattcatatgcTGCCCTTCTTAATTTGtcataaaaaaagttatttttcttcatctgATTATTATATTCTTCATTAATTTCGAATTCCTTACATGCTTTAATAAAATGAGAAATAcaactttttataaaaaccctataaatatataaaaacacattatattaattatgtGAATGATATggcatttaaaaaattaaaatataaaaagaaatgattAATGACTTTGTTAAAAAAGAAACGAAGGTTTGATTAAGATTCGCATTAGGAGATATTTCAACATAGCATTTTACATTTGTTTCTTCAGTTGTTTTAGGGGAGATAAATGCATGAATAGTCATTTCTATTTCCATACAATTATCTCTattaataacaaaatttttctaaaaaaaaaaaaagaaaaaaaaaagcatatatatatggcgATAATagagataataataaaaatgaacatAATAAGGTTAATAAACAAATATGAGTAAAATAATGCAATGTGATAATACAGAAATCTCAGAATTTTTAGGGAAGTTGGaagcatataaaaatattccttTTGAAAACTGAAAATCTTCACATAACCATACATCCATTAATAAGTACCTATTAAAGAAGAAAACCATaagtataatataaaaagttaatgctaaaaatataaacaaataaCATAGTAGTATTGaattagataaaataaaaaagaattgaaGTACTGACCTATCTTTTATAATCCATGGCATAGCTATTTTTGTGTAAACCATTTTGTCTATTAATCCCCTTTCTTTTAATGTTTCACATTCACTAATTCCAAACCttagtttaaaaaaattatattatatatataaaaaaaaataaaaataataataataataaatgattGTATATTACTTAAAAGGAAAAGAATAAAACGGCATCcatgatttaaataaagtaACTTCAGTCATTGAAGCaataacatatataaaatttgaagggattaataaattaatataaaaataaataattgtaTTTATGTcacttttttcttcattttgaTATAATACGTTATTctctaaattttcatttttagcACATCTTTCTTcacttttaaataaaaatttatattgattcattttattttcttctttatttcttCGTTCATTTCCATTTTCATTACAGagttttttcttaatattacTAATTGaagcaattttttttaaattactaaattctttttttgctATAAAATAGTAAACCTCATTATCGTTTTCATCAAATGCTACATTGAAATGTGTAAAATCAATATATTTGTTACATATAGATTTATTAGgaatatttattctttttttttttttttttaaaatatttttcttttttttttctttttcttttttcttattttcattttcactgAATGTTTCACTACTTATTGTTGTGAAATTTTCAAAACTTTTATTGGAATAagcattttttaataatgaatCATCCTTAATTTCAGTAGAACTCGatttaatattctttatattaCTGTTATGTTTACTTaaacaatttatatatttcatgaAGCATACTTTCCCATTTACATCTTTtaaatcaattaaaaaatcGAACACAAAATTCCTGCACACCCTCTTTGAAATTACtgaataattaataaaatcttCACATGTATTTTTTGCATCtagattaaatattatttctatttttttgataattttgtATCTATATAATATTTCACTGATAAATACATTTTCAATAAAACTCTTTAGCTTCTTATTACAAAAATACTTTGTAAAAGCCTCTCTTAAACAATAATAAGCTTTTCTAacttttaattcattaaaataattaatgcTTTCTAATATATCATTATATAGTTCTGAGATAAAGATATACTTTTGAATTCTAATATCTCTGTGTAATTTGTTTTGAACAAATAATATTTGATTTTTGTCatttaagattttttttttttttttttttttctcaattttttttattttattttcatatattataaaatttttatatatattatttaaaatattttctttcgTAATATCTTTCTCAATTTTTTCAAAGgactttatattatttacattttcattattaatatataataattcatttgttatttcattattttcaacTCCCTCAATAGAACTATTAATGGTCTTTTTCATACATTTGTTCTCATTATCTGTATCAATCTTTTCATTCtctcttttaatatatttatattggGAATCATCATTTAAATCTAAACATAATATTTTGTCTGAACTGTTCAGCATATTTGCTTCATTAAATTTGGGaactaatattttaatactatgaaatatatgagatttttttgataatattatattactaATATTCGTTTTACTTGAATTATCAATAAGTTgctcatttattttatttggaGGATCATCAtcatattcatttatttcatgAAGAAAATCATTTAACAGCTTATTCTTTTCATTTGGAGAgtcataattttcatttttttcactCGTagaatcattattattttcacatATTTcacttaaattattattagaatgttcatttattttatttgaaaaatttatacaactttcatcttttttatttatttttttttcattaattgttaaattatttatatttaatgaaatgggattatttaaacttttttcaACATAACTATCATAACTATTATCAGATGAATAGCAACTATCTTCATTTATTAAGCTGTATATATCTATTTctaaattatcatttaattctctttctgttattttttcattttccttactattatatttttttataaaatgggATATTTTggacatttttttttctttttttgtttttgaatgaaacaaattatatttttaaatattttattaggAATCAAATTTTTAGTTtcgaaatatatatatttatatagtattaaagaaaaaattaaaaaaatttaaagataaTATTTTCTTGCTAAACTTAAATCataatttgtttttgtttattctgtatatatatttatatatattttttaattatattaatttgttttattcTTGTAGATATGTTGGGCATATCTTGTATAGTAACAAAATTGATaccaaaaagaaaatatggTCATTTgtgtattaataataaaattatacaaaaacacaatttatatttatttatacactTTTTATAAGTTTATTATGcccatatttttatttttcatatcatGTGTATATGCttcaataaatatatttgatatGATAATTTATGTACATAcataaaattcatttatattttttcgtaaaaaattttaataaaaacatattttaatcaatatatttatatacttttattttagaaaaaatattatttatctgTTCAGGTTGTTAACTTTATAGCCTTTTAATTGAAGACTATAGTTATGTTTTCAGAGATccattatataaaagaatattaataattttataatttaaaaaaaaaaaagaaaaaaaaaaaagacgaGGAATAGTGAAAAAATCCATTTGTaactttaatatttttagaatttattgtatttttattattctttaaagcattaaaagtatattttttaaaaacctctttttattataattggGTTATGCATATACTTTATGTTTCCTTttctaatgaaaatattaaaaaattatcttaaTCGATTTTTAATGATAGGTGTATGACTAtgattgaaaaaaaaaaaaaaaaaaagtataaaataatGGTTTATTATTAGTTTgtgtatttattaaaattttttaaattaggatttcttcttttagtattaaaatgaaatatacaatacttttaatattacaaatttattgaaaaaaaatgtatggattttattaatttttcaatgTAAAATGCAATTGTTTCATAACGTTATTTAAGAGTcgtttaatttatttttttttatatttattcgGTTGATGATGTAGCTTTTATGAATTACCAATTTTTTTGtgtaattctttttcttttttttttctttttacacACTTTCAacgtttttaaatatatatttaaatatataatagttAAGCACAtgtaaaaacatatatataaaagtgcgtgattaaatttttataaaaacaaaattctatactaattaatatatttattttgttatcattctttttttttttttaaaagttaatttttatttgtgtatttattctttttaaatttaaaaaaaaaaaaaaaaatttatttgatattTTCATATACTTACAACAATATTTATAGTGTatacttatattttatatttctatttcCTAATTTTCAGAAATTTGCGTAATTAATGTACTTAATATTGGAAAtaggaataaaaaaataaataaaataaatacaagTCTTTTACTTTgaacataaataaaatagaattaaGTTACCTTTTTTTACTActtcatattaaaaaaaaataagcaaAAAGAAcagaacaaataaaaaataaaaagatggggaaaaaataaagaacaaaaaaagaaagaacatatatatattcgaaatctttttttttttttataaacacataaaagttaaaaagaaaattaaaaaaaaaaaaaaaaaaagtcacAGTTAAAAAATGGATATGCTTTTTAACAaatcaaaaaattatgtgaaaaaaattcaaaataatatggaaagaaaatatactgaaggaaataaaaaatttagtgataatgatatagaaaaaaaaggtatATACAATGAAGAACTAAATATCAATAAGGAACTTCTTTTGAATGAATTATacaacataaaaaataatttatttgatCATTCTCCGTTTTCtaattatattcatttttatgaaatatacAACAATCTAAAGTATATAGTTAAGTACGAAAAGAAACAAAATGgaaatttgttttttatttatacaagtagaaaaagaaatttatttttcttagtatatttattttttttattattaaatgtatttttattatttcgaTTACAaacattaattaaaattccCATTgcttataataattattttttctatgaaataaattttcatgttttttttactttttatgtTCTTACTTATAGCAttctaaatatttatttgttattttgttcttataaaattttagcACATCATATTAATGTTATGTGCTTAATAATTATACAATCATTATACAAtacttatataaaagaaaaaaacaaagaaatatataGGAATACTGAAATATTAATTGAAGGATgcaagaaaatattttataatttagatAACAACTttgataatattatattgttATATGctgataatatatttaataaatttactaatatatttaaatatataaataaagaaaactGTGAATATGAAGATACATATACAAATCACAATTATGAAACattcataaaaaatgagGATACtcctaatatatataaagatggACATTCATATGAATTAGATaatacttataaaaaaaatgaaaatatattgagtaaaaaatattcgacagtaataaatatgaaaaatgaggatttttataaaaaattaaattatataactaCTGATAAAATGTACAAATATTCTAATGATAATAGAAAAagcatttataatatttatggaAATTCTATTTATTCTAATATTTATGacataaatatacatatgaaatataaatataattatattcacTCATTAATGTTACAAAAATGtcaaacaaaaataaattatataaagttttttttttatttcttcccatatttaattaatttatttattaatttaatattaaatttttatgttttaatttcagtttattattataataatgtaaTTCCATTAGCATCATCTTATGAATTATCTAAACTAAATTtactaaatatattaaattataaaggaaTATATTATATCTTATTCGTATTTCTagtcaattttttttttttcttatatactTTGTTTCTATGTAAATTAAAcactatttatttttttcttaggcaaatatatacattatgCAAATATGAATCAATATATTACTGTGATCGTGTTATGAATGAAATATacgaaaattttattttttctgaaattttaaaagatatatttgattcaaaaaataaggaTATTATAAAAGTTAAAGATAACGAAAAAATTGTATGTAAccaaattttacaaaaaaaaataactaacacagaaaatatttatgagCAACAAAGATGCAAAGATGGTATTCAAGAAGTACAATGTTTTAGTAATGCTTCAAAATCAGTTAATGATAAGAATAATAATCACAAGATAAATGAATTTAAGTATTTATCTAATTTAACTAATCTTGAAAATATTCatgaaaataattcttttaaaaatgatagtactaaaataaaagataagaTGAATCATTGCGAAAAATATTTCTCTATTAGTTAATGTTATGGAAATTAAAGTGaaacataatatttaaaattttttataaatgataaatatttcattttcaaaaAGCAACTTAAATTTTCATGAAAAGacaataaaaacatataaataatgtaaCAAGcgttaattataattaataggaaaaaaaaaaaaaagaaatggaaaattttaaagaatttattCTGGTTTATCtcatgaaaataaaaattgacctaaatttattttaaattaagtctaagataaaaataaataggattttttaaaaaaaatttcttaaaaattttgtctttttatgtttttttttttttttttttattattttattttctaattattgaaaaattaaaataatttattttttttaatatttattatcataAATGAGAacttttcattatattagttacacataaatatttactatgtttttattattattactttgtttttttttttttgttattgctacatttttacttttatttttagtaagtttttctttattctatatttttattaaaaattattattattatgataataatttttttgttttaagcATATGTATATAgtacattaattttattttttttttatccttcattttttttctttttctccttttttttttgacaatgaaaaaacaataataaaaatttatgaaaaataattaagaagaaattcattttaaatattcttcttttagttttaaacaatatattattttaagattatttttatttgttaaaaaaattaatatttatcaattaatatttttacattttataaaaaagttgtaattatattttaatatatatatatatatactataaattgttaatatattttagtctatatatacttatatttttaggAAAATGCGTAGAAGAATCAAAACAtaaaatgtttatatatttcttatctttttctgaaaaattattatatatatgtttcaACTTCATTAAagcttttttattatatatatctttaatttttttataattttttcttaattgtttattattgttaataTCATATCCACACAAATCTAAGTTATTTTCATcgtatatattatttattaaatatctCTCCCATTTTATATGTAGGCTATAtcttgaaaaaatatttccaaCAAAAACTTTTGAATTAATACAAATCCACTGATCAATTATAGCAACTTTTCCTTCgtgataatttttattttcataaaaataaaaataattcttaaaTTCAACAAATTCtgtattaattattttttgaacttcttttttttcgtcagtagtaataaaaattttgtcATTCTCATTTATAAACATAATATATAAGagtttaaaaatagaaatattaatTGGTGGAATATCATAATTAGAAATATTTCTAAAATCGGTATATCTTAAATGAGCACTTAAATAATTACtagtttttaatatttcttttatatagtTATTTCCTTCATGTATCAAATCTTCACTGAATAACAAAATATCTTCAAGATTATTTTCAAACAAGTCGTTAACAAAAGGAACAAGTATGTTTGATCCttgttttattaaaacaGAATTTATATCATAAAAGAACaagttatatataatatcacTAGCAAACGAACTAGTAATCAAATTATGTTCATAACATTCACTATTTTTAGCTTTAATATTTGTACAGTTTCCTGAATAAGTAActgaatatttattttcacatgttttgcaattttttttaaaattaaaaccATTAATATGGCATTTgtcaaaatttaaaatatcaaaGCTTCCCTTGTTTGGTAAAACATTATTGAACCTAAacttaaatgaaataataaaatcagTATTATCACCATTTAATTTGCTATAATCTGAAAATTCTATTACGGGTATTAcattttgaataattttagtattaaaaaagaaatcccactttatttttttatgcgACTTATTATTCCAATGAGTTAAATAACACCAAGGTGGCAAaactaaataatatatattatttttgtcttttttatttaagtaatatattattaatgatactctatataaaatttctttttgtaactataataataaataaaaaaaagaatataaaagttaattaacaataataatttaaagaaaaattatcatttataaaaaaaaattttactttttttttattattcaaactatatatatatatatatttgttcatttttatctttttaagtATACATTAAAGCCTTCACCTATATTTACATCGTATAAAacaaatttctttttcttaagaaaataaaaattatcacCTAAATATACATCATTTTTATGACAAATagaataagaaaaattagaatATATATTGTTAGTCAATGTTTCGAAAATTGTAGAGtgaaatacaaataatatgaatattacAATTTTCATTATAGCATTTCATAAAAATCAAAGGAACAAGATtgcataaaataaaaataatgtgtGTGTATATctatttgttattttttttttctacgtaaaatattattttattagaaaaattgtaa encodes the following:
- the POFUT2 gene encoding GDP-fucose protein O-fucosyltransferase 2, putative translates to MKIVIFILFVFHSTIFETLTNNIYSNFSYSICHKNDVYLGDNFYFLKKKKFVLYDVNIGEGFNLQKEILYRVSLIIYYLNKKDKNNIYYLVLPPWCYLTHWNNKSHKKIKWDFFFNTKIIQNVIPVIEFSDYSKLNGDNTDFIISFKFRFNNVLPNKGSFDILNFDKCHINGFNFKKNCKTCENKYSVTYSGNCTNIKAKNSECYEHNLITSSFASDIIYNLFFYDINSVLIKQGSNILVPFVNDLFENNLEDILLFSEDLIHEGNNYIKEILKTSNYLSAHLRYTDFRNISNYDIPPINISIFKLLYIMFINENDKIFITTDEKKEVQKIINTEFVEFKNYFYFYENKNYHEGKVAIIDQWICINSKVFVGNIFSRYSLHIKWERYLINNIYDENNLDLCGYDINNNKQLRKNYKKIKDIYNKKALMKLKHIYNNFSEKDKKYINILCFDSSTHFPKNISIYRLKYINNL